DNA from Aggregatimonas sangjinii:
GATTCAAGTCGGCCTATGGAAACAGGAAGACGTAGACCAGAATCGACCGATGAATCGCATTTTCAAGCCTACTTTTGATAGGGTGAAGCGCAAACGGTTGTATGGAAAATGGCAACAGGCCGTAGAACGCACCAAAGGGTGGGAAGCACAGTGAGAAAGGGAACATCTTCGCAAGAAGCGAGACAGTAGGTCGGAAAACGATGTAAACTGCTTGATGGGTACACAAAATTAACTTGTTGGTCAGTCAATTGCAGATTGCCACGTCGCGAAAAGCTCCTCGCAATGACAATTAAAGAAAATCATGAAAAATATTAAATTCTCAAACTTAGATCGAGAAAAAACCATAGCCCGACTAGCAAAAGACGAATACGACTTGGTCGTAATCGGTGGCGGAATCACCGGTGGCGGAATCGCCTTGGATGCAGCTTCCCGCGGACTGAAAGTAGCCTTGGTCGAAAAGAACGACTTTGCCTCGGGAACGAGCAGTAAATCGACCAAACTCATTCATGGCGGACTCCGATACTTGAAGCAATTCGATTTTTGGTTGGTCAAGGAAGTGGGTTCGGAACGGGCCATAGTGCACAAATTGGCGCCACATTTGGTACTCCCCGAAAAGATGTTGCTTCCATTGATTGAAAACGGGTCGTATGGTAAATGGCTTACCTCCATAGGACTCAAAGTGTACGACATTCTGGCCCAGGTTACGGGTGATGACAAACGCCAGATGTTGGAAAAGAAGGAAGCCTTGAAACTGGAACCGCTATTGCCCAAGAAAATTTTAAAAGGTGCCGGGTACTATGCCGAATATAGGACCGATGATGCCCGTTTGACCATTGAGAACATTAAGACCAGTTTACAATTCGGGGCCGTGGCGTTGAACTACGGGAAGGTCGAGGATTTTGAATATACGAACAATGTCATTTCCGGAGTCAAAGTAAAGGACGTTATTTCCGGCAACGATTTTACCATCAAGACCAAATACGTCATCAGTGCGGCCGGGCCTTGGGTAGATGAGTTGCGGAGCACCAATAATTCCAAAAAGGGCAAGCGATTGCATTTGACCAAAGGGGTACACTTGGTATTTCCATTCGAGAAATTGCCCCTTAAACATTCTACGTATTTTGATGTTCCTGATGGACGTATGATGTTTGCGATTCCTCGTGGTAAGGTCACCTACGTGGGCACTTCCGATACCAATTATAACAATGACAAGGATGAAGTGCGGACCGATTTGACGGATGCTGTGTACATCATTTCAGCGGTCAATAATATGTTTCCGGATATCGAATTGGAACTCGATGATATCGTTTCTTCATGGGCCGGACTTCGACCACTCATCCACGAAGAGGGAAAATCAGCTTCCGAGTTATCTCGAAAGGATGAAATCTTCACTTCGGATACCGGACTGATCAGTATAGCAGGCGGGAAACTTACCGGTTATCGAAAAATGGCGGAACGGGTGGTGAACCGTATCGTAAAAAAAATGGAAGAAAACAGTACCGAGATTAAAGAATGCCATACCGAAGAGATTCCGCTGTGCGGAAACGTCGATTTTAAGAAGTTCAAGCACGTCACTAAATATATCGATTCGCTCTACGAAAGAATCAAATCGGACGGTTTTGCACATTATGATGCTTGGTTTTTAGTGACCAATTATGGCAAACAGACCGAGTCGATTCTGGATATATACGAAAATCTAGATGATACCGATAAGTATATTCGTATGGCAAAAGCGGAACTACGTTTTGGTATCGACTACGAAATGGTGCAGAACCCTATGGACTTCTTTATTCGTAGAACAGGACGCCTATATTTCGACATTGATAGTGTACGTTCATTGATGGGGCCGATTTTAGCGGAATTCAAAACCATCTACGGTGTCGATGATGCACAATTGCTGCTTTGGAAAGAAGAATTGGAGACCATACTTGACGAGCATTCCAATTTTTCTTTGGAGCGGGTGTAAGACTAAATAAACAAATATTTGAAAATCAAACACTTACAATAAATGGCATAATGCTTGTTTTATGTTGTGGGAATCTAAAATCCACGACATATGAAAACGATACAATTACTTTTAGGATTTGTTCTTGCCGGTGCACTACTGGCTTCTTGTACCACCGATGTCATTATCGAAGATGAATTTATCGAAGAATCAGCATTCAATACGGCCGTAGTATTGGAGTCATATGACCTGTGGTATGTTGATATTAATGCGACACGGGGAAATGGCGAAGTACCCTTTTTACAGCGCGCCTTTACCATCTCCTTTAATAATGGCGTAGTTTACGCGAACAACAATATTGTAGGTATCGGCAAAACAGGAAATGGTTTCGGCATTGATGTGGGAACCTTCGGAACCTTTAATGGTGCCGTTGAGATAGACCATGATGTAGACGGACTTTGGCTCCTTGATGTTTTCGCAGTAAATGCGAACACGCTCGAATTACGAGATCCACGCTCTGGAACTTCGTATTTCATCAACGGGTATCAAACCAACAATTTCGATTACGACTTTGTCTTCTACGATAACATCGATTATTTTATTCAAGAATTCGACGCTTGGGAAAAAACCTATACGAGTCAAGAAGGCGCATTGAACGATTTCGACGATGAAAATTTTCTGCAATTTCTCCCTACGCTGTTTCGATCATCGATAGACGCTCCCGGAACGTCCTTCAATAATTTACAATGGGATTTTCAAGGCGATTATGAGGTGTATGACGTAGAAAACGATGAAACGCTCAAAACTTTAACACTTGGTTACGATGGTATGGGCAATGATTACTTTGAACTCTACGTTATTAATGACAGTACCGCAGAATTGTATCATCCCGATAGTGGAACCACGTACGAATTTCGGGGAAGAGGATACCAAGAGTACTTGAAATCGGGCAAAAGCACGGTTGAAAAGAAACGAAAAAAGACTTCAAGACCGGTAATGAAGGTTAAACGAAGTAAAAAATAAAAACGATTTTTTTGGTTGGTTATTTAGTTAGAGACCGCCTCGACTCCTAAAGTCGGGGCGGTCTTGTTTTTGAGAAGGCGGGTAAACTAGGAAACTACATCGTTCATGATGATTTTATCAATAGGCGTTTCATCTTTGTTATGTAAAACTGAAATATCACCTGTAGTTTCGAATACCACAGCCCTTACCTGAGAAAGCTGTAGGACATTGGCTTCCCGTAATTTTCCCATTAGGTCGGCTTGGCTGACCAATGCCTTTTTTAAATTTTCATGAAAGATTTCTCCATCTTTCATCAACAGGATCGGCGTGTTCGAAATAGCATTTTCAAACTTATCGGAGGAAGACCGCAGCTTGGCGAAAACGACTTGAAGTATGGCAAGAATCGCTATAGAGATGAACGCGGGCATTAAACTACTCCCTGGCTTGTTGACCGCATCGGCAAGAATAGAGCCCATGGCTATGGTTACGGCAAAATCGAAACTGCTCATTTTGGCGAAAGTCCGTTTTCCGGCAATCTTCGTGACGAGTGTGATGTATACATAAATACAAATTCCTGCGACCAGCATCTTTAAGATGACCGATAATTCTATTTTGGTAAAAATATCCATAGTAGTATATTAAGAATTTATTCAAATCTTCAAAGCGGGAATGTACTATCTTAAAAGTAGTTAGGGTAGTGCGGAACCATTTTTTCAGGACTCGGAAGCCATTTTTCTTGAACCGATAACTAAGCGCTTGCGAAACTCGGAAGGGTTTTCCCCAGTCACTTTTTTAAACGTCCGATTAAAATAGGAAAGGCTCTCAAAGCCGCATTCATAGCAGGTCTCACCTACATTTTTTCCTAGTAAAAGTAACCTCTTCGCCTGTGAAATACGGTATTGGTTTAAAAAGCCGACAAAGGTACTGCCCGTCGCTTTTTTAAAATAGCGGCAAAACGCAGGTTTGCTGAGGTTGCAAAGAGCCGCTACTTCTTCGAGGGTAATCTTGCCTTGGTAGCGTTCGTCTATTAAAGCATAAATCTCCCGTATACGCGATTGTTCTTTTTTACTGTATGTATTTACAAATGGCTTTTTGTGCAGCATGGTAAAATCGCCGCTGTCCGACAGTTTTTTAAGAATGTCGATGGTCGCCATGAAGAAGTCAAAAGGGGGCAATCGGTGTAATCGCTTCATGAGTTCGCCCACATTTTTTTTTGTTTGTCCCGAAAATGCCAATCCGTATCGGGAAAGCTCCAGCAATCGGTTCAGTGATTGCAGTTCGGGCATTTGCGCTACAAAATCCTCTTTGAATGAGGATTTAATGTGAAGCACTTCCTTACGATATGAGGTTTTTACACCATGATCAAAATTGAGATGGGGAATGTTCGAGCCGATGAGAACCAGGTCGCTTTCGGTGTAGGTGGAGATATGCTCCCCAACATGACGGGTAGCACTGGCGCCTTCGATATATACGAGTTCGAATTCGGGATGAAAATGCCAGTAAAAAAGGTGATTAAGCTTCGGGTCGTGCATCAGTCGAAACGGACTTTTTGACTCGGGACTGATACTTTCAAGCTGGATTTTCATATTGAAATATAACAAAATTGGCCAATAATTATGTTCATTAATAGCAAAATATCAATATTGTTCAAATTTAGGTCAATATGACGGTAGATTACAATATTGTATTGCCGTAGTTTTATCCTATCGATACGAACGCTTTTAAAACCTTCAAACCATGCAACAGTCAAATTCAAAAACCGAGATGGCCAACAAGGCCCACAAAGAAATCCCAGGAAACCCATCTACGGCGACCAGCAGTAAAATCAAATTGAACGACCGTTCCAATGGTGAACCATTGCGCGTTTTAAGCGAAGAGAACTGGGCCTTCTGGAAACACAATGGCTATATCGTCATCAAAAATGCCGTTCCCAAGGAACAAGCAAAAGCGACAGCCGATTTCCTGTGGGAATTCGATGAAAAAGACCCCAATGACCCCGAGACCTGGTATGCGCCCCCACGGGCCGAAATGAAAATGAAGGAACTGACCGGCACCGGAATGGTCGAAGTATACAACCACCAACATTTATGGAACAACAGGCAGATGCCAAAAGTGTACGATGCCTTTGTCGATGTTTGG
Protein-coding regions in this window:
- a CDS encoding AraC family transcriptional regulator produces the protein MKIQLESISPESKSPFRLMHDPKLNHLFYWHFHPEFELVYIEGASATRHVGEHISTYTESDLVLIGSNIPHLNFDHGVKTSYRKEVLHIKSSFKEDFVAQMPELQSLNRLLELSRYGLAFSGQTKKNVGELMKRLHRLPPFDFFMATIDILKKLSDSGDFTMLHKKPFVNTYSKKEQSRIREIYALIDERYQGKITLEEVAALCNLSKPAFCRYFKKATGSTFVGFLNQYRISQAKRLLLLGKNVGETCYECGFESLSYFNRTFKKVTGENPSEFRKRLVIGSRKMASES
- a CDS encoding DUF421 domain-containing protein encodes the protein MDIFTKIELSVILKMLVAGICIYVYITLVTKIAGKRTFAKMSSFDFAVTIAMGSILADAVNKPGSSLMPAFISIAILAILQVVFAKLRSSSDKFENAISNTPILLMKDGEIFHENLKKALVSQADLMGKLREANVLQLSQVRAVVFETTGDISVLHNKDETPIDKIIMNDVVS
- a CDS encoding glycerol-3-phosphate dehydrogenase/oxidase, with the protein product MKNIKFSNLDREKTIARLAKDEYDLVVIGGGITGGGIALDAASRGLKVALVEKNDFASGTSSKSTKLIHGGLRYLKQFDFWLVKEVGSERAIVHKLAPHLVLPEKMLLPLIENGSYGKWLTSIGLKVYDILAQVTGDDKRQMLEKKEALKLEPLLPKKILKGAGYYAEYRTDDARLTIENIKTSLQFGAVALNYGKVEDFEYTNNVISGVKVKDVISGNDFTIKTKYVISAAGPWVDELRSTNNSKKGKRLHLTKGVHLVFPFEKLPLKHSTYFDVPDGRMMFAIPRGKVTYVGTSDTNYNNDKDEVRTDLTDAVYIISAVNNMFPDIELELDDIVSSWAGLRPLIHEEGKSASELSRKDEIFTSDTGLISIAGGKLTGYRKMAERVVNRIVKKMEENSTEIKECHTEEIPLCGNVDFKKFKHVTKYIDSLYERIKSDGFAHYDAWFLVTNYGKQTESILDIYENLDDTDKYIRMAKAELRFGIDYEMVQNPMDFFIRRTGRLYFDIDSVRSLMGPILAEFKTIYGVDDAQLLLWKEELETILDEHSNFSLERV
- a CDS encoding nicotinic acid mononucleotide adenyltransferase, with amino-acid sequence MKTIQLLLGFVLAGALLASCTTDVIIEDEFIEESAFNTAVVLESYDLWYVDINATRGNGEVPFLQRAFTISFNNGVVYANNNIVGIGKTGNGFGIDVGTFGTFNGAVEIDHDVDGLWLLDVFAVNANTLELRDPRSGTSYFINGYQTNNFDYDFVFYDNIDYFIQEFDAWEKTYTSQEGALNDFDDENFLQFLPTLFRSSIDAPGTSFNNLQWDFQGDYEVYDVENDETLKTLTLGYDGMGNDYFELYVINDSTAELYHPDSGTTYEFRGRGYQEYLKSGKSTVEKKRKKTSRPVMKVKRSKK